Proteins encoded together in one Bacteroides ovatus window:
- the fucP gene encoding L-fucose:H+ symporter permease — MKHTKQSIISKDGISYLIPFILITSCFALWGFANDITNPMVKAFSKIFRMSATDGALVQVAFYGGYFAMAFPAAIFIRKYSYKAGVLLGLGMYAFGAFLFFPAKMTGEYYPFLIAYFILTCGLSFLETSCNPYILSMGTEETATRRLNLAQSFNPMGSLLGMYVAMQFIQAKLHPMCTEDRALLNDSEFQAIKESDLSVLIAPYLIIGLIIVAMLLLIRFVKMPKNGDQNHRIDFFPTLKRIFTQTRYREGVIAQFFYVGAQIMCWTFIIQYGTRLFMSQGMDEKSAEVLSQQYNIIAMVIFCISRFICTFILRYLNAGKLLMILAIFGGIFTLGVIFLQNIFGMYCLVAVSACMSLMFPTIYGIALKGMGDDAKFGAAGLIMAILGGSVLPPLQASIIDLEQIAWLPAVNVSFILPFICFLVIIGYGYRTVKRNW, encoded by the coding sequence ATGAAACACACCAAGCAGTCCATCATTTCGAAAGATGGCATCAGTTATCTTATACCTTTTATTCTCATTACCTCCTGTTTTGCGTTATGGGGATTTGCCAATGACATTACCAATCCGATGGTAAAGGCATTCTCTAAAATCTTCCGGATGAGTGCCACCGACGGGGCATTGGTACAGGTTGCCTTCTATGGAGGCTACTTTGCAATGGCTTTCCCGGCTGCCATCTTCATCCGCAAATATTCCTACAAAGCAGGTGTTTTGTTAGGACTGGGTATGTATGCTTTCGGAGCCTTCTTATTCTTCCCCGCCAAAATGACGGGTGAGTACTATCCGTTTCTGATTGCTTATTTTATTCTGACCTGCGGATTATCTTTCCTCGAAACAAGCTGTAATCCGTATATTCTTTCCATGGGAACGGAAGAAACAGCTACCCGGCGATTGAACCTTGCACAGTCTTTCAACCCGATGGGGTCACTTCTCGGAATGTATGTAGCCATGCAGTTCATTCAAGCGAAATTGCATCCGATGTGTACCGAAGACCGCGCATTGCTTAACGACAGCGAATTTCAAGCAATCAAAGAAAGCGACCTTAGCGTCCTGATTGCTCCTTATCTCATTATCGGACTGATTATCGTAGCCATGTTGCTTCTGATACGATTCGTCAAGATGCCTAAGAATGGAGATCAGAATCATAGAATAGACTTCTTCCCTACACTGAAACGTATTTTCACCCAAACGCGTTATCGTGAAGGTGTAATTGCCCAATTTTTCTATGTAGGTGCACAAATTATGTGCTGGACTTTCATCATTCAGTATGGAACACGCTTGTTCATGTCACAAGGTATGGACGAGAAAAGTGCGGAAGTACTATCTCAACAATATAATATCATAGCAATGGTGATATTCTGTATTAGCCGTTTTATCTGTACGTTCATTCTGCGCTATCTCAATGCGGGTAAATTGCTGATGATTCTTGCTATCTTTGGAGGTATTTTCACTTTAGGTGTAATCTTCCTTCAAAATATCTTCGGAATGTATTGTCTGGTAGCAGTATCGGCTTGTATGTCATTGATGTTCCCTACCATCTACGGTATTGCCTTGAAAGGTATGGGAGATGATGCGAAGTTCGGAGCTGCCGGCCTTATTATGGCTATCCTGGGAGGTTCTGTTCTTCCACCGCTACAGGCAAGCATCATTGATTTGGAACAAATAGCGTGGTTACCGGCTGTCAATGTTTCATTTATTCTTCCGTTCATCTGTTTTCTTGTAATTATCGGCTACGGTTACCGCACAGTGAAAAGAAACTGGTAA
- a CDS encoding RNA polymerase sigma-70 factor: protein MSQNQDPIHLARQFEIIFTTHYSAVKYFAINLLKSEEDAEDIIQDVFAKLWTQPEVWLKNKDIGQYIYAMTKNTTFNFIKRKRVEQSYQEQLSQKYLIEDLLKSEDTLDPIYYKEALLIIRLILDRLPERRRKVFEMSRINNMSNMEIAQALNISVRTVEHQIYLTLLEIKKTIFIAFFLCFF from the coding sequence ATGAGCCAAAACCAAGACCCTATTCATCTAGCCCGCCAATTCGAAATTATATTTACCACGCACTATTCCGCTGTTAAATATTTCGCTATAAACTTGCTCAAATCTGAAGAGGACGCAGAAGATATCATTCAGGATGTGTTCGCTAAATTATGGACACAACCGGAGGTCTGGCTGAAAAACAAAGACATAGGCCAGTATATCTACGCCATGACTAAAAACACAACTTTCAATTTCATCAAACGCAAAAGAGTGGAACAATCCTATCAGGAACAATTATCGCAGAAATATCTAATCGAAGACTTACTAAAATCCGAAGATACTCTCGACCCTATCTATTATAAAGAAGCACTATTAATCATCCGCCTAATTCTCGACCGCCTTCCCGAACGCCGCAGAAAAGTTTTTGAAATGAGCCGCATCAACAATATGAGTAATATGGAGATAGCACAAGCACTCAATATTTCCGTACGAACTGTGGAACACCAAATCTATCTGACCCTGCTCGAAATAAAAAAAACTATTTTTATTGCATTTTTCTTGTGTTTCTTTTAA
- a CDS encoding FecR family protein, producing MRNFFQKILILFTGNNYPEATQNEFYQWLVDEDHASQKEDALRELWNKAQRQKNVKGMQKSYERLKKQQGIPTVPKERRIRPIHIWQSAAAILFLLLASSVYLSTVGTKAETDLLQQYIPIAEMRSLTLPDGTKVQLNSKSTLLYPQEFTGDSRSVFLLGEANFKVKPDKKRPFIVKSNDLQITALGTEFNVSAYPESQEIATTLISGSIRVDYNNLTTSVILHPNEQFAYNRNNKKYDLSNPDMDDVTAWQRGELVLQKMTLTDIINVLERKYPYAFVYSIKNLKNDRFSFRFKDNAPLEEVMEIIVNVVGQMDYRIVEDKCYLTRI from the coding sequence ATGAGGAACTTTTTTCAGAAAATACTGATATTATTTACCGGCAATAACTATCCGGAAGCTACCCAAAATGAATTCTATCAATGGCTGGTAGATGAGGATCATGCATCCCAGAAAGAAGATGCTTTGAGAGAGCTATGGAACAAAGCGCAACGGCAAAAAAACGTGAAAGGAATGCAGAAGTCTTACGAACGCCTGAAAAAACAGCAAGGTATTCCAACCGTACCCAAAGAGAGAAGAATTCGCCCAATACATATATGGCAATCCGCAGCTGCTATCTTATTCCTCCTGCTTGCCTCTTCGGTCTATCTATCGACTGTAGGCACAAAAGCGGAAACCGACTTGTTACAGCAATATATTCCGATAGCAGAAATGAGAAGTTTGACGCTGCCCGACGGAACAAAAGTGCAACTCAACTCGAAAAGTACACTTTTATATCCGCAGGAGTTTACCGGAGATAGTCGTAGTGTATTCCTGTTAGGCGAAGCCAACTTCAAGGTTAAGCCGGACAAGAAACGTCCGTTTATCGTGAAATCCAATGATTTACAGATTACTGCGTTAGGTACGGAATTTAATGTATCTGCCTACCCTGAAAGCCAGGAAATAGCAACGACCCTCATTTCAGGCAGTATCCGTGTAGATTATAACAATCTGACAACAAGTGTCATTCTCCATCCCAACGAACAGTTTGCCTATAACAGAAACAATAAGAAATATGATCTCTCCAATCCGGATATGGACGATGTGACAGCCTGGCAACGCGGAGAACTGGTTCTGCAAAAGATGACGCTGACGGACATCATCAACGTATTGGAGCGAAAATATCCTTATGCCTTTGTATATAGTATCAAGAACCTCAAAAACGACAGGTTCAGTTTTCGTTTCAAGGACAACGCACCACTCGAAGAAGTGATGGAAATCATCGTGAACGTGGTCGGACAAATGGACTATAGAATAGTAGAAGACAAGTGCTATCTAACAAGAATATAA